In Fundulus heteroclitus isolate FHET01 chromosome 8, MU-UCD_Fhet_4.1, whole genome shotgun sequence, a genomic segment contains:
- the oacyl gene encoding O-acyltransferase like protein, with amino-acid sequence MDLLAARDAVGSEMAFGWMVVLLLVSDSVVPGNSQNYTVSQRCMKDINTFLWDLNQDKPKEYAALMYDSFGKMGSNVKEGNVNQPGSLQQCRSAIGPGFSAQYCQVFLKQGAIQYFVGVCVPDSCSKEDVKRLVLCDRLQFNQRSLLSPLPPILTNQSSQEMIMTHCLADAVATDASDIACMCVCCVMLAIPLAATLYTAFRRSEQSNTVGPTTEFSQLNFYGTLNSNGLSGNEKNGGTLEENGTASPAGQCLSRSCLSSYFRGFSLQTTCKGVFSTSTSVQCENYASLNGIRVLSLLWIISGHSAQFPVITNLDNYKSWRKAVESSPIYVLTISGPVFLAVDTFLLLGGLLSATSLLSSIDKAEDNRILGLVANYLLKRIKRIQPLHLFTMCLTISLISLVRWGPYWFPFVETLMDCKAYWWANLLLISNLLPVHEICIPWTWYLSLDFQCYATTPLLVYIYRLKRSVFAVVVGGLLVITTVASAAITAHLHLPVFQPSKITSDNYVLYYYMKPYTRYGPFLIGILTGIYLATKKHQLLKEKWQAALGWFCCLSMMVLLIGLAYLLKETPAHPSVAHALYQGLHRPVWALTVSWIILACEEGYGGFIKTFLSFGFWVPLSNISFACYLTHPIFIILYNGLQETPIHYTDMNFMYLFLGHLVLTLVVSCALTVLVEKPYRFLKHRSV; translated from the exons ATGGATCTTCTCGCTGCAAG AGATGCAGTCGGCAGTGAAATGGCCTTTGGTTGGATGGTGGTTTTGCTGTTGGTGAGCGACAGCGTTGTACCAGGAAACTCGCAAAACTACACTGTGTCACAAAGATGTATGAAGGATATCAACACGTTCCTTTGGGACTTAAACCAGGACAAGCCAAAGGAATATGCTGCTCTCA tgtatgATTCCTTTGGAAAGATGGGCAGCAATGTTAAAGAAGGTAATGTGAACCAGCCTGGTTCTCTGCAGCAGTGTCGCTCTGCCATCGGCCCCGGCTTCTCAGCGCAGTACTGCCAGGTGTTCCTGAAGCAG GGAGCCATCCAGTATTTTGTGGGAGTTTGTGTTCCCGACTCCTGCAGCAAAGAAGACGTGAAACGACTGGTGCTGTGTG ACAGACTTCAGTTTAACCAGAGGTCCCTCCTTAGTCCATTACCTCCCATTCTGACCAATCAGTCTTCTCAGGAGATGATCATGACTCACTGTTTGGCCGACGCAGTCGCTACTGATGCATCAGACATTGCCTGCAT gtgtgtgtgttgtgtaatGTTAGCCATTCCTCTTGCGGCTACCCTTTACACAGCCTTTAGAAGGTCAGAGCAGAGCAACACCGTCGGTCCCACAACAGAGTTTTCCCAGTTGAACTTTTACGGCACCCTGAACAGCAATGGCTTGTCCGGCAATGAAAAAAATGGCGGAACACTGGAGGAAAATG GCACGGCCAGCCCTGCTGGACAGTGTTTATCTCGAAGCTGTCTTTCCAGCTACTTTCGAGGGTTCTCCTTGCAAACAACATGTAAGGGGGTCTTCAGCACCTCCACCTCTGTCCAGTGTGAAAACTACGCCTCTCTGAATGGCATACGGGTTCTCAGTTTGTTGTGGATCATATCCGGCCACTCTGCACAGTTCCCAGTAATTACCAACCTGG ATAACTACAAATCATGGAGGAAAGCGGTTGAAAGTAGCCCGATATATGTGCTCACCATCAGCGGGCCTGTTTTTCTGGCTGTTGATACCTTCTTATTGCTAGG GGGTTTGCTCAGTGCCACGTCTTTGCTGAGCTCCATCGACAAGGCAGAAGACAATCGGATTCTCGGTTTGGTTGCAAACTATCTCCTCAAGAGAATTAAAAG AATTCAGCCTCTGCATCTGTTTACAATGTGCCTCACTATCAGCCTCATCTCTTTGGTCCGGTGGGGACCCTACTGGTTCCCATTTGTAGAAACGTTGATGGATTGTAAAGCGTACTGGTGGGCCAACTTACTGCTGATTAGCAACCTCCTACCAGTCCACGAGATT TGTATTCCCTGGACTTGGTACTTGTCTCTTGACTTCCAGTGTTATGCCACTACCCCTCTGTTGGTCTACATTTACAGACT TAAAAGAAGTGTGTTTGCCGTCGTGGTAGGAGGTCTTTTGGTGATTACTACTGTGGCCAGTGCTGCTATTACTGCACATCTGCACCTTCCAGTCTTTCAGCCATCTAAAAT AACATCAGACAACTATGTTTTGTATTATTATATGAAACCCTACACGAGATATGGACCCTTTCTCATAGGCATCCTAACAGGAATATACCTGGCAACAAAGAAACATCAACTGTTAAAGGAAAAG tggcAAGCAGCACTTGGTTGGTTCTGCTGTCTCTCCATGATGGTTTTGCTCATCGGACTGGCCTACCTGCTGAAAGAAACTCCAGCCCACCCATCTGTGGCCCATGCTCTGTATCAGGGGCTGCACAGACCCGTGTGGGCCCTGACTGTGAGTTGGATCATACTGGCCTGTGAAGAGGGCTATGGAG gTTTTATCAAGACATTCTTGTCCTTTGGTTTCTGGGTTCCTCTTTCCAACATCAGCTTCGCCTGCTATCTGACACACcccatcttcatcatcctctACAATGGCTTGCAAGAAACGCCAATCCACTACACAGACATGAACTTT ATGTACCTGTTCCTCGGCCATCTGGTGCTGACTCTGGTGGTCAGCTGTGCTCTCACAGTGCTGGTTGAGAAGCCCTACCGCTTCCTGAAGCACAGAAGCGTCTAG